From the Nitrobacter hamburgensis X14 genome, one window contains:
- a CDS encoding single-stranded DNA-binding protein: MAGSVNKVILIGNLGADPEIKRTQDGRPIANLRIATSETWRDKTSGERKEKTEWHRVVIFNEGLCKVAEQYLKKGAKVYIEGQLQTRKWTDQSGVEKYSTEVVLQNFNSTLTMLDGRNSGGGGNFGSDDSGGDFGAGSPSGGAPRRTVAAGARRSDMDDDIPF, encoded by the coding sequence ATGGCGGGTAGCGTGAACAAGGTCATTCTGATCGGCAATCTCGGCGCCGATCCCGAAATCAAGCGGACCCAGGACGGCCGGCCGATCGCTAATCTGCGGATCGCCACCTCTGAAACCTGGCGCGACAAGACCAGCGGCGAGCGCAAGGAGAAAACCGAGTGGCACCGCGTCGTGATTTTCAACGAAGGTTTGTGCAAGGTCGCCGAGCAGTATCTGAAGAAAGGTGCGAAGGTCTACATCGAGGGTCAGTTGCAGACCCGCAAATGGACCGACCAGAGCGGCGTCGAAAAATACTCCACCGAAGTCGTGCTGCAGAATTTCAATTCGACGCTGACGATGCTCGATGGCCGTAACAGCGGCGGCGGCGGCAATTTCGGATCGGATGACTCCGGCGGCGATTTCGGGGCCGGAAGCCCGTCCGGCGGTGCGCCGCGCCGTACCGTTGCGGCCGGTGCCCGCCGCAGCGATATGGACGACGACATTCCGTTCTAG
- a CDS encoding outer membrane protein, which translates to MNKLLIGVVGALAIGLGAAPATAADLAPRPYTKAPPMIAAIYDWSGFYVGANGGWGSSRSCWDLTAPVAGGCHDATGGTIGGQIGYRWQSNNLVFGLEAQGNWADLNGRNVSIDFSRFTNHSRLDAFGLFTGQIGYSWDATLLYVKGGAAVTSNRYRSVDNVSGLQAADSVNDTRWGGVVGVGLEYGFAPNWSLGFEYDHIFMGNSSHTFINNGVIGAPGTTFGTDNIRQDVDLVTARINYRWGGPAIARY; encoded by the coding sequence ATGAACAAGTTACTGATCGGGGTCGTCGGTGCTCTCGCCATTGGCCTCGGCGCCGCGCCGGCCACCGCGGCCGATCTGGCCCCGCGTCCTTATACCAAAGCTCCTCCGATGATCGCCGCGATCTACGACTGGAGCGGCTTCTATGTCGGCGCGAACGGCGGCTGGGGATCGAGCAGGAGTTGCTGGGACTTAACCGCCCCGGTCGCAGGTGGTTGCCATGACGCAACCGGCGGCACGATCGGCGGCCAGATCGGCTATCGTTGGCAGTCGAATAATCTGGTGTTCGGCCTTGAAGCCCAGGGCAACTGGGCTGATCTGAATGGCCGCAATGTTAGTATCGACTTCTCTCGCTTCACCAACCACAGCCGCCTTGATGCGTTTGGCCTGTTTACCGGCCAGATCGGCTACTCCTGGGATGCGACCCTGCTTTACGTGAAGGGCGGCGCCGCGGTGACATCCAACCGCTATCGGAGCGTCGATAACGTATCCGGCCTTCAGGCGGCCGACAGCGTCAATGACACGCGCTGGGGCGGCGTGGTCGGCGTCGGCCTCGAATACGGCTTCGCACCGAACTGGTCGCTCGGCTTCGAATACGATCACATCTTCATGGGCAACAGCAGCCACACCTTCATCAACAACGGCGTCATTGGTGCCCCTGGTACGACGTTCGGAACCGACAACATTCGTCAGGACGTGGACCTCGTCACCGCGCGCATCAACTACCGCTGGGGCGGCCCGGCCATTGCGCGGTACTGA
- the uvrA gene encoding excinuclease ABC subunit UvrA, which translates to MDEVIKAKRQQPGSATRAITIRGAREHNLKNVDLEIPRDKLVVFTGLSGSGKSSLAFDTIYAEGQRRYVESLSAYARQFLEMMQKPDVDQIDGLSPAISIEQKTTSKNPRSTVGTVTEIYDYMRLLWARVGVPYSPATGLPIESQTVSQMVDRVLALPEGTRLYLLAPVVRGRKGEYRKELAEYLKKGFQRVKIDGAFHELADAPALDKKFPHDMDVVVDRIVVRPDIGQRLAESFETALKLAEGLAVIEYADAPASSPGRTEGARPGDPSSSKEMDGGVKPGHDEKKKVAKIHDKSGPERILFSEKFACPVSGFTLPEIEPRLFSFNNPYGACPKCGGLGIEQHVDEDLIIPDKEQTLRKGAIAPWAKSSSPYYLQTLTALGKFYKFTLDTKWKDLPKKTQAALLHGSGDDEIKFSYEDGVRSYDTRKPFEGVVTNIDRRFRETESEWAREELGKYFSDVPCEACKGYRLKPEALCVRIGGKHIGEISELSVRHAGEWFETVPKMLSAQQNEIAGRVLKEIRDRLSFLLDVGLNYLTLSRASGTLSGGESQRIRLASQIGSGLTGVLYVLDEPSIGLHQRDNARLLETLKRLRNLGNTVIVVEHDEDAIRLADHVLDIGPGAGVHGGHIVAQGTPADIMRNPKSLTGKYLTGDLAVEVPERRPPNHRRTIKVVNARGNNLKNVTAEIPLGLFTCITGVSGGGKSTLLIDTVYKAIARRLNNASEGAAPHDRIEGLEHIDKIIDIDQSPIGRTPRSNPATYTGAFTPIREWFAGLPEAKARGYAPGRFSFNVKGGRCEACQGDGVIKIEMHFLPDVYVTCDTCKGKRYNRETLEVLFKGKSISDVLDMTVEEAAEFFKAVPRVRETFKTLHRVGLDYIRVGQQATTLSGGEAQRVKLAKELSKRATGRTLYILDEPTTGLHFHDVKKLLEVLHELVAQGNTVVVIEHNLEVIKTADWVIDLGPEGGDGGGEVVAWGPPEDIAKASRSHTGKFLRPVLEKAGKPKRRDASEAAE; encoded by the coding sequence ATGGATGAAGTCATCAAGGCGAAGCGGCAACAACCCGGTTCCGCTACACGCGCCATCACAATTCGCGGCGCTCGCGAACACAACCTGAAGAACGTCGATCTTGAAATCCCGCGCGACAAACTGGTGGTGTTCACCGGTCTGTCCGGCTCCGGCAAGTCGTCGCTGGCGTTCGACACCATCTATGCCGAGGGCCAGCGCCGTTATGTCGAGTCGCTGTCGGCCTATGCGCGCCAGTTCCTGGAGATGATGCAGAAGCCCGACGTCGATCAGATCGACGGGCTGTCGCCGGCGATCTCCATCGAACAGAAGACCACCTCGAAGAATCCACGCTCGACGGTGGGCACCGTCACCGAGATCTACGACTACATGCGGCTGCTGTGGGCGCGCGTTGGCGTGCCCTATTCGCCCGCAACCGGTCTGCCCATCGAAAGCCAGACGGTGTCGCAGATGGTCGACCGCGTACTGGCGCTGCCCGAAGGCACGCGGCTCTATCTGCTGGCGCCGGTCGTGCGCGGCCGCAAGGGCGAGTATCGAAAAGAACTGGCGGAGTATCTCAAGAAGGGTTTTCAGCGCGTCAAGATCGACGGCGCGTTTCACGAACTCGCGGACGCCCCGGCGCTCGACAAAAAGTTTCCGCACGACATGGACGTTGTGGTCGATCGCATCGTGGTGCGGCCGGACATCGGCCAGCGGCTGGCGGAAAGCTTCGAGACCGCCTTGAAACTCGCCGAGGGGCTGGCGGTGATCGAGTACGCCGACGCGCCTGCGTCATCACCGGGCCGCACCGAAGGGGCGAGGCCCGGTGATCCATCATCTTCGAAAGAGATGGATGGCGGGGTCAAGCCCGGCCACGACGAGAAGAAAAAAGTGGCAAAAATCCACGACAAGAGCGGGCCCGAACGCATCCTGTTCTCGGAAAAGTTCGCCTGCCCCGTGTCCGGCTTCACCCTTCCCGAAATCGAGCCCCGGCTCTTTTCGTTCAACAATCCCTACGGCGCCTGCCCGAAGTGCGGCGGCCTTGGAATCGAGCAGCATGTCGATGAAGACCTCATCATTCCCGACAAGGAACAGACGCTGCGCAAGGGCGCGATCGCGCCGTGGGCAAAATCGTCGTCGCCCTACTATCTGCAGACCCTGACCGCGCTCGGCAAATTCTACAAGTTCACGCTGGACACCAAGTGGAAGGATCTGCCGAAGAAGACGCAGGCCGCGCTGCTGCATGGCTCCGGCGACGACGAGATCAAGTTCTCCTACGAGGACGGCGTACGCTCCTACGACACCAGGAAGCCGTTCGAGGGCGTCGTCACCAACATCGATCGCCGTTTCCGCGAGACCGAAAGCGAATGGGCGCGCGAGGAGCTCGGGAAATATTTTTCCGACGTGCCGTGCGAGGCCTGCAAGGGGTATCGGCTCAAGCCCGAGGCGTTGTGCGTCAGGATCGGCGGCAAGCACATCGGCGAGATCAGCGAACTGTCCGTGCGCCACGCCGGCGAATGGTTCGAGACCGTTCCGAAAATGCTGTCGGCGCAGCAGAACGAAATCGCCGGTCGGGTGCTCAAGGAGATCCGCGATCGGCTGTCGTTCCTGCTCGACGTTGGCCTCAACTATCTTACGCTGTCGCGCGCTTCCGGTACGCTGTCCGGCGGCGAGAGCCAGCGCATTCGGCTGGCCTCGCAAATCGGTTCGGGCCTGACCGGGGTGCTCTATGTGCTGGATGAACCTTCTATTGGTTTGCACCAGCGCGACAACGCCCGCCTGCTCGAAACCTTGAAGCGGCTGCGCAACCTCGGCAACACCGTGATCGTTGTCGAACATGACGAAGACGCCATCCGCCTCGCCGACCATGTGCTCGACATCGGCCCGGGCGCCGGTGTTCACGGCGGCCATATCGTGGCGCAGGGCACGCCCGCAGATATCATGCGAAACCCGAAGTCGCTGACCGGCAAATATCTTACCGGCGACCTGGCGGTCGAGGTGCCCGAGCGGCGGCCGCCGAACCATCGCCGCACCATCAAGGTGGTGAACGCGCGCGGCAACAACCTCAAGAACGTCACCGCGGAAATTCCGCTCGGTCTGTTCACCTGCATCACCGGCGTCTCCGGCGGCGGCAAGTCGACACTGCTGATCGACACGGTCTACAAGGCGATCGCGCGAAGGCTCAACAACGCCAGCGAAGGCGCCGCTCCGCACGACCGCATCGAGGGCCTCGAACACATCGACAAGATCATCGACATCGATCAGTCGCCGATCGGCCGCACGCCGCGCTCGAATCCCGCAACCTATACCGGCGCCTTCACGCCGATCCGCGAGTGGTTCGCCGGCCTGCCGGAGGCCAAGGCGCGCGGTTATGCGCCGGGCCGCTTCTCGTTCAACGTCAAGGGCGGCCGCTGCGAGGCCTGCCAGGGCGACGGCGTCATCAAGATCGAGATGCACTTCCTGCCCGACGTCTACGTCACCTGCGACACCTGCAAGGGCAAGCGCTACAACCGCGAGACGCTGGAGGTGTTGTTCAAGGGCAAGTCGATCTCGGACGTGCTCGACATGACGGTCGAGGAAGCCGCCGAATTCTTCAAGGCGGTCCCGCGCGTGCGCGAAACCTTCAAGACGCTGCATCGCGTCGGCCTCGACTACATTCGTGTGGGGCAGCAGGCCACCACGCTGTCAGGCGGCGAGGCGCAGCGTGTCAAGCTCGCCAAGGAACTGTCGAAGCGCGCGACGGGACGCACGCTCTACATTCTGGACGAGCCGACCACCGGTCTGCATTTCCATGACGTGAAGAAGCTTCTGGAAGTGCTGCACGAGCTGGTGGCGCAGGGCAATACCGTCGTGGTGATCGAACACAACCTCGAAGTCATCAAGACCGCGGATTGGGTGATCGATCTCGGCCCCGAAGGTGGCGACGGCGGCGGCGAGGTCGTAGCCTGGGGACCGCCGGAAGACATCGCAAAAGCTTCGCGCAGCCATACGGGAAAATTTCTGAGGCCGGTGCTGGAAAAGGCAGGAAAGCCGAAGCGGCGAGATGCCAGCGAGGCGGCGGAGTAA
- a CDS encoding BA14K family protein, which produces MFNFKPVLAATIIALAVPLAATSPSLAQGTQGTKAQGFSGGGGHGGGGHIGRGGGGGGHISRGGGFGGGGRHMAGGGWHGGGHHGGWRGGHHHRHSGGFYTGFYPGFGFGVGSAFASPYYYDDSYGYYDDSPTVEVVPSSGDDVAYCQQRFKSYDVSSGTYLGYDGKRHPCP; this is translated from the coding sequence ATGTTCAATTTCAAACCAGTATTGGCGGCGACCATCATCGCGCTTGCGGTGCCGCTGGCCGCGACATCCCCAAGCTTGGCGCAGGGAACGCAGGGAACAAAGGCTCAGGGATTCTCCGGCGGTGGCGGCCACGGCGGAGGCGGTCACATAGGTCGCGGGGGCGGTGGCGGAGGCCACATAAGCCGTGGCGGCGGTTTTGGCGGCGGCGGCCGACATATGGCTGGCGGCGGCTGGCATGGCGGGGGACATCACGGCGGCTGGCGTGGCGGCCATCATCATCGTCATTCCGGCGGATTCTATACGGGATTCTATCCCGGCTTCGGTTTCGGGGTCGGCAGTGCGTTCGCCAGTCCCTATTACTACGATGACTCCTACGGATATTATGACGATAGTCCGACCGTCGAGGTCGTTCCGAGCAGTGGCGACGACGTCGCCTATTGTCAGCAGCGGTTCAAATCATACGACGTGAGTTCAGGAACCTATCTCGGTTACGACGGCAAACGCCATCCCTGTCCATGA
- a CDS encoding vitamin B12-dependent ribonucleotide reductase translates to MRFQRRYTKDGQSPYAEIDFRLTTSEIRNPDGSVVFRLENVEVPEFWSQVASDVLAQKYFRKAGVAARLKKVEEETVPSWLWRSVPDTEALSLLPEKERFGSELSSKQVFDRLAGCWTYWGWKGGYFSSEDDARAFNDELRYMLARQMVAPNSPQWFNTGLHWAYGVDGPGQGHYYVDFKTGKMTRSKSSYEHPQPHACFIQGIEDDLVNEGGIMDLWVREARLFKYGSGTGSNFSRLRGEGERLSGGGRSSGLMSFLKIGDRAAGAIKSGGTTRRAAKMVVVDADHPDIETYIDWKVKEEQKVAALVTGSKLNQKHLKAIMKACVNCEGSGDDCFDPEKNPALRREIKLARRALVNDNVIKRVIQYARQGYKDIDFPVYDTDWDSEAYLTVSGQNSNNSVSLRDDFLRAVETDGDWNLIGRTNKKVMKTLKARDLWEKIGYAAWASADPGLHFNTTMNDWHTCKASGDIRASNPCSEYMFLDDTACNLASANLITFYDTALKRFDVDAYEHVCRLWTVVLEISVLMAQFPSKAIAELSYEFRTLGLGFANIGGLLMTMGLPYDSKEGRALCGALTAIMTGIAYKTSAEMAGELGAFHGYKKNTGHMLRVIRNHRRAALGQSHGYEALAVNPVPLDHASCPQADLIVHATKAWDDALALGEQHGYRNAQVTVVAPTGTIGLVMDCDTTGIEPDFALVKFKKLAGGGYWKIINRAVPEALRVLGYRESEIAEIEAYAVGHGSLSNAPGINVSTLKAKGFTDEAIAKVEKALPTAFDIKFAFNKWTFGEDFIRDTLGIDSETIASPTFDLLAAVGFSKREIEAANVHICGAMTVEGAPHLKAEHYAVFDCANPCGKIGKRYLSVESHIRMMAASQPFISGAISKTINMPNDATVDDCKSAYLLSWKLALKANALYRDGSKLSQPLNSQLISDDDEEDDAIETFYDKPMAARTAQVSERVVEKLVERIVVLREREKMPDRRKGYTQKAVVGGHKVYVRTGEYDDGRIGEIFIDMHKEGAALRSFINNFAIAVSLGLQYGVPLEEYVDAFTFTRFEPAGPVQGNDSIKYATSILDYVFRELAVSYMGRYDLAHVDPSESGFDAIGKGVAEGKEPEGQQATRYVSKGLTRSRTDNLVVMRGSSSSPLGGEGSARSVSTSPSPLAGEDRGGGANVTALSSSRMGDTLEGATALKQEAPHDLSPTERLKQQQRSKAGAPAQAAPSKAERRAEAKAKGYEGEMCSECGNFTLVRNGTCMKCDTCGSTTGCS, encoded by the coding sequence ATGCGATTCCAACGGCGTTACACCAAAGATGGCCAGTCTCCCTATGCGGAGATCGATTTCCGGCTGACAACGAGCGAGATCCGCAATCCGGACGGCTCGGTGGTGTTTCGCCTCGAGAACGTGGAAGTGCCGGAGTTCTGGTCGCAGGTGGCTTCCGACGTTCTGGCCCAGAAGTATTTCCGCAAGGCGGGCGTCGCGGCGCGCCTGAAGAAGGTCGAGGAAGAGACCGTGCCGTCGTGGCTATGGCGCTCGGTGCCGGACACCGAGGCGCTCAGCCTGCTGCCCGAAAAAGAGCGCTTCGGCAGCGAACTCTCTTCAAAGCAGGTGTTCGATCGGCTCGCGGGGTGCTGGACCTATTGGGGCTGGAAAGGCGGCTACTTTTCAAGCGAGGACGACGCCCGCGCCTTCAATGACGAGTTGCGCTACATGCTGGCGCGCCAGATGGTGGCGCCGAACTCGCCGCAGTGGTTCAACACCGGACTGCATTGGGCCTACGGCGTCGACGGACCCGGCCAGGGCCACTACTACGTCGACTTCAAGACCGGCAAGATGACCAGGTCGAAGTCGTCCTACGAGCATCCGCAGCCGCACGCCTGCTTCATCCAGGGCATCGAGGACGACCTCGTCAACGAGGGCGGCATCATGGACCTGTGGGTGCGCGAAGCGCGTCTGTTCAAGTACGGCTCCGGCACTGGCTCGAATTTCTCGCGGCTGCGCGGCGAAGGTGAACGCCTCTCCGGTGGCGGCCGATCCTCCGGCCTGATGAGCTTCCTCAAGATCGGCGACCGCGCCGCGGGCGCGATCAAGTCGGGCGGCACCACGCGCCGCGCCGCCAAGATGGTGGTGGTCGATGCCGACCATCCGGACATCGAGACCTACATCGACTGGAAGGTGAAGGAGGAGCAGAAAGTCGCCGCGCTGGTCACCGGCTCGAAGCTGAACCAGAAGCACCTCAAGGCCATCATGAAGGCCTGCGTCAACTGCGAGGGCTCGGGCGACGACTGCTTCGATCCAGAGAAGAACCCGGCGCTGCGCCGCGAGATCAAGCTGGCGCGCCGCGCGCTGGTCAACGACAACGTCATCAAGCGGGTGATCCAGTACGCCCGGCAGGGTTACAAGGACATCGACTTCCCGGTCTACGATACCGACTGGGACTCCGAGGCCTATCTCACCGTCTCCGGCCAGAACTCCAACAACTCGGTGTCGCTGAGGGACGACTTCCTGCGCGCGGTCGAGACCGACGGCGACTGGAATCTGATCGGCCGCACCAACAAGAAAGTGATGAAGACGCTGAAGGCCCGCGATCTCTGGGAGAAGATCGGCTACGCCGCCTGGGCGTCGGCCGATCCCGGCCTGCACTTCAACACCACCATGAACGACTGGCACACCTGCAAGGCGTCCGGCGACATCCGCGCGTCGAATCCGTGCTCGGAATACATGTTTCTCGACGATACTGCCTGCAACCTCGCCTCCGCCAACCTGATCACGTTCTACGACACCGCCTTGAAGCGTTTTGACGTCGATGCCTACGAGCACGTCTGTCGTCTGTGGACCGTCGTGCTGGAAATCTCGGTGCTGATGGCCCAGTTCCCATCGAAGGCGATCGCGGAACTGTCCTATGAATTCCGCACGCTGGGCCTCGGCTTCGCCAACATCGGCGGCCTTTTGATGACCATGGGCCTGCCCTATGACAGCAAGGAAGGCCGCGCGCTGTGCGGCGCGCTGACCGCGATCATGACCGGCATCGCCTACAAGACGTCCGCCGAGATGGCCGGCGAACTCGGCGCCTTCCACGGCTACAAGAAAAACACCGGCCACATGCTGCGCGTGATCCGCAATCACCGCCGCGCCGCGCTCGGTCAGTCGCACGGCTACGAGGCGCTCGCGGTCAACCCGGTGCCGCTCGACCATGCCTCCTGCCCGCAAGCCGACCTCATCGTCCACGCGACGAAGGCGTGGGACGATGCGCTCGCGCTCGGCGAACAGCACGGCTACCGCAATGCGCAGGTCACCGTGGTGGCGCCGACCGGCACCATCGGCCTCGTGATGGATTGCGACACCACCGGCATCGAGCCTGACTTCGCGCTGGTGAAATTCAAGAAGCTCGCCGGCGGCGGCTACTGGAAGATCATCAACCGCGCCGTGCCGGAGGCGCTGCGCGTGCTCGGCTATCGCGAGAGCGAGATCGCCGAGATCGAGGCCTATGCGGTCGGTCACGGCTCGCTGTCCAACGCGCCCGGCATCAACGTCTCCACCTTGAAAGCTAAAGGCTTCACCGACGAAGCCATTGCCAAGGTGGAAAAGGCGCTGCCGACCGCGTTCGACATCAAGTTCGCCTTCAACAAATGGACGTTTGGCGAAGACTTCATCCGCGACACGCTCGGCATCGACTCCGAGACCATCGCCTCGCCGACCTTCGACCTGCTCGCGGCGGTCGGCTTCAGCAAGCGTGAAATCGAAGCCGCCAACGTGCACATCTGCGGCGCGATGACGGTGGAAGGCGCGCCGCACCTCAAGGCCGAGCACTACGCGGTGTTCGACTGCGCCAATCCCTGCGGCAAGATCGGCAAGCGCTATTTGTCGGTGGAGAGCCACATCCGGATGATGGCGGCGTCGCAACCGTTCATCTCGGGCGCGATCTCGAAAACCATCAACATGCCGAATGACGCCACGGTGGACGACTGCAAGTCGGCCTATCTTTTGTCCTGGAAGCTCGCGCTGAAAGCTAACGCGCTCTATCGCGACGGCTCGAAGCTCAGCCAGCCGCTCAACTCGCAGCTCATCAGCGATGACGACGAGGAGGACGACGCGATCGAGACGTTCTATGACAAGCCGATGGCGGCGCGCACCGCGCAGGTATCGGAAAGGGTCGTGGAGAAACTGGTCGAGCGCATCGTCGTGCTGCGCGAACGCGAGAAGATGCCGGACCGCCGCAAGGGCTATACCCAGAAGGCGGTCGTCGGCGGCCACAAGGTTTACGTCCGCACCGGCGAATACGACGACGGCCGCATTGGCGAGATCTTCATCGACATGCACAAGGAAGGCGCGGCGCTGCGCTCCTTCATCAACAACTTCGCCATCGCGGTGTCGCTCGGCCTGCAATACGGCGTGCCGCTGGAAGAGTATGTCGACGCCTTCACCTTCACCCGCTTCGAGCCTGCCGGCCCGGTGCAGGGCAACGACTCCATCAAGTACGCGACGTCGATCCTCGACTATGTGTTCCGCGAACTCGCGGTGAGCTATATGGGCCGCTACGACCTCGCCCATGTCGATCCCAGCGAATCCGGTTTCGACGCCATCGGCAAGGGTGTCGCCGAAGGCAAGGAGCCGGAAGGCCAGCAGGCCACCCGTTACGTCTCCAAGGGCCTGACCCGCTCGCGTACCGACAATCTTGTGGTGATGCGTGGCTCTTCTTCCTCCCCGCTCGGTGGGGAGGGTAGCGCACGAAGCGTCTCTACTTCTCCCTCCCCCCTCGCGGGGGAGGATCGAGGTGGGGGGGCCAATGTCACCGCCCTCTCCTCTTCGCGCATGGGCGACACGCTCGAAGGCGCGACCGCGCTGAAGCAGGAAGCACCGCACGATCTTTCGCCGACTGAACGGCTGAAGCAGCAGCAGAGGAGCAAAGCCGGCGCCCCCGCTCAAGCTGCACCCTCGAAAGCCGAACGCCGCGCCGAAGCAAAAGCAAAAGGCTACGAAGGCGAGATGTGCTCGGAGTGCGGCAACTTTACACTGGTGCGCAACGGCACCTGCATGAAGTGCGACACGTGTGGATCGACGACGGGGTGTTCGTGA
- a CDS encoding DDE-type integrase/transposase/recombinase produces MARRAHQYLPKRPRRREAVRWHVGERDKATVFGLPFRCIKSDHEGYIFQSLTDANVNFAFTVDEYNELLERQDFDLEPDGLSVEKAEARLKAGVSSAKELPPREQIVVDLREIAVWKFQDLFADHRTSKFRPAAQEAIDNEIQPYIDQEARKHARNGLVTSLHLPGAKEFLKWVMNYERFGKLGIVPGTHRCGNRKPHYDRDEYALVKKHALRFLSPERPTRELLYDDLKAEIANINAERRENGLKDLRLPDKDYFRQQIKMLAPFDVHAARHLEESAKRRFHPSKGGVPDLFRPMQRVEIDDWDVHLHTLVIDAGFWEAISPALQEQAEKTRCVLSAAICCTTRVLPAVVLSFEPSATNTATLLRMCMSDKTPLAQSIGCETPYEYRGNINTLAGDEGSAILNARTRGVCDILGIEYQCPQIETPQQRAKIERVFQTFEIRSLLRFSGRAFSNPVVRGKYQADARACVTVAELAALILRFIVDQYHNTPHDGLDGDTPRHAWLQATKKFAPRSVPGKPLLRQAFGQPYTITLQPEGIEIFGNWYTSPMVERLFRDSPQRDYTVIVDSEDLGGLSLRVDGGWLHVPGPRCMNGISASVWDHALASMRRENRHIEKLAEPIVLGAIGFAQMADAETRKRLGIRHRLKTPEELEKLRNSIGTAIRFAADPNPAPDGPVDIFKDLLPTGAMAPPHNGATPLLPSAEMLMSQVEATNKRGRSKAPRVARAESQPTPEIRIRKPPREWKPKRRK; encoded by the coding sequence ATGGCGCGCCGAGCCCACCAGTACCTGCCGAAAAGGCCGCGCCGCCGCGAGGCGGTGCGCTGGCACGTGGGCGAAAGGGACAAGGCCACTGTGTTCGGCCTGCCGTTCAGGTGCATCAAATCAGACCATGAAGGCTACATCTTCCAGTCTCTCACGGACGCGAATGTGAATTTCGCCTTCACGGTCGATGAGTACAACGAGCTCCTAGAGAGGCAGGACTTCGACCTCGAACCTGATGGTCTCAGCGTCGAGAAGGCCGAAGCCAGGCTTAAAGCGGGCGTTTCGTCGGCCAAGGAGCTTCCGCCACGCGAACAGATTGTCGTGGATTTGCGTGAAATCGCGGTCTGGAAGTTCCAGGATCTGTTCGCTGATCACCGCACCTCCAAATTCCGACCGGCCGCGCAGGAGGCCATCGACAACGAAATCCAACCCTACATCGACCAAGAAGCTCGCAAGCACGCCAGAAACGGGCTGGTCACGAGCTTGCATTTGCCCGGTGCCAAGGAATTCCTGAAGTGGGTCATGAACTACGAACGGTTCGGGAAACTCGGAATCGTCCCGGGTACGCATCGGTGCGGAAACCGCAAGCCACACTACGACCGCGACGAATATGCACTGGTGAAGAAACATGCCCTCCGCTTTCTCAGTCCGGAGCGCCCAACGCGTGAACTGCTTTACGATGACCTGAAGGCCGAGATCGCCAACATCAACGCCGAGCGGCGAGAGAATGGTCTGAAGGACCTGCGCCTTCCGGATAAAGATTACTTCAGACAGCAGATCAAGATGCTCGCGCCGTTCGACGTTCACGCCGCGCGCCACCTTGAGGAAAGCGCGAAGCGTCGCTTCCACCCCTCCAAGGGCGGCGTCCCCGATCTTTTCCGTCCCATGCAGCGTGTCGAAATCGACGACTGGGACGTCCACCTCCACACCCTCGTGATCGATGCCGGCTTCTGGGAAGCCATCAGTCCAGCGCTGCAGGAGCAGGCTGAGAAGACCAGATGCGTTCTCTCGGCCGCGATCTGTTGCACCACACGCGTCCTCCCGGCCGTTGTCCTGTCGTTCGAGCCCAGCGCTACGAACACAGCGACCCTGTTGCGGATGTGCATGTCGGACAAGACCCCGCTGGCGCAGTCCATCGGTTGCGAAACGCCGTACGAGTACCGCGGTAACATCAACACCCTCGCGGGCGACGAAGGCAGCGCCATCCTTAATGCCAGGACCAGGGGCGTTTGCGACATCCTCGGCATCGAATACCAGTGTCCACAGATCGAAACGCCGCAGCAGCGCGCCAAGATCGAACGCGTCTTCCAGACTTTCGAAATCCGCTCACTGCTTAGGTTCTCGGGCCGCGCGTTTAGCAACCCGGTGGTGCGGGGCAAGTATCAGGCGGACGCGCGCGCCTGCGTCACGGTGGCCGAACTCGCCGCGCTGATCCTGCGCTTTATCGTCGACCAATACCACAACACGCCGCATGACGGCCTCGACGGCGATACGCCGCGGCATGCTTGGCTCCAGGCGACCAAAAAGTTCGCGCCTCGGTCGGTCCCCGGCAAACCGCTTCTGCGGCAGGCATTCGGTCAGCCTTACACCATCACGCTCCAGCCGGAGGGCATCGAGATCTTCGGCAACTGGTACACCTCGCCGATGGTTGAACGCCTGTTCCGCGACAGTCCGCAGCGCGACTACACTGTGATCGTCGACAGCGAGGACCTCGGCGGCCTGTCCCTGCGCGTCGATGGCGGCTGGCTCCACGTCCCCGGTCCACGTTGTATGAATGGCATCAGCGCGTCGGTCTGGGACCACGCGCTCGCCAGCATGCGCCGGGAAAATCGGCACATCGAGAAGCTCGCCGAACCAATCGTCCTCGGCGCCATCGGCTTCGCCCAGATGGCTGATGCCGAAACCCGGAAGCGGCTCGGGATCAGGCATCGCCTCAAAACGCCGGAAGAGCTCGAAAAGCTGCGCAATTCCATCGGTACCGCCATTCGCTTCGCGGCGGACCCTAATCCTGCTCCCGACGGCCCCGTCGATATCTTCAAGGATCTGCTTCCCACCGGCGCAATGGCACCGCCCCACAATGGAGCGACACCGCTACTGCCGTCGGCCGAGATGCTGATGAGCCAGGTCGAAGCAACCAACAAACGCGGCCGGTCCAAGGCGCCGCGCGTCGCGCGCGCAGAATCTCAACCCACTCCCGAAATCCGCATCCGCAAACCACCGCGCGAATGGAAGCCCAAGAGGCGCAAATGA